A genomic stretch from Cellulomonas sp. KRMCY2 includes:
- a CDS encoding ATP-binding cassette domain-containing protein gives MIHARGLARTYRNRRGDVDAVRGVDLDVDAGEIVGFLGPNGAGKTTTLRMLTTLLRPTRGEATVAGVDLRRDPSGVRRRIGYVAQSGSTSGAARAGEEVIDHALLYGVRRGPAEARARELFTQLELDGLWDRTCSSLSGGQRRRLDIALGLVHVPALVFLDEPTTGLDPQARANLWTHVRALRDDRGSTVFLTTHYLDEADALCDRILVIDHGSIVAQGTPEALKQQVSGDAVVLTASHPGEVGRIVIIAGALPGATEPVVDRLMVEVRVPQGSTLLPGLLRSLDAEGVALAGVELRRPTLDDVFLTLTGRSLRDGESGTATPGPDGPTSMDGAAA, from the coding sequence ATGATCCACGCCCGCGGGCTGGCCCGCACCTACAGGAACCGCCGGGGGGACGTCGACGCCGTGCGCGGAGTCGACCTGGACGTCGATGCCGGCGAGATCGTCGGCTTCCTCGGCCCCAACGGCGCCGGGAAGACCACGACCCTGCGCATGCTCACGACCCTGCTCCGGCCGACCCGGGGCGAGGCCACCGTCGCGGGCGTCGACCTCCGGCGGGACCCGAGCGGCGTCCGACGCCGGATCGGCTACGTGGCACAGTCCGGATCGACCTCCGGTGCGGCCCGAGCCGGCGAGGAGGTCATCGACCACGCCCTGCTGTACGGCGTCCGGCGCGGTCCGGCCGAGGCCCGGGCCCGCGAGCTGTTCACGCAGCTCGAGCTCGACGGTCTGTGGGACCGCACGTGCTCGTCCCTCTCCGGTGGCCAGCGTCGGCGCCTCGACATCGCGCTCGGCCTGGTGCACGTCCCCGCCCTGGTCTTCCTCGACGAGCCGACGACCGGTCTCGACCCGCAGGCCCGGGCCAACCTCTGGACCCACGTGCGCGCGCTGCGTGACGACCGCGGCAGCACCGTGTTCCTGACCACCCACTACCTGGACGAGGCCGACGCACTGTGCGACCGGATCCTGGTGATCGATCACGGCTCGATCGTCGCGCAGGGTACGCCGGAGGCGCTCAAGCAGCAGGTGAGCGGTGACGCCGTCGTGCTGACGGCATCCCACCCGGGCGAGGTCGGCCGGATCGTGATCATCGCCGGCGCGCTGCCCGGTGCCACCGAGCCGGTCGTCGACCGGCTCATGGTCGAGGTGCGGGTCCCGCAGGGCAGCACCCTGCTGCCCGGCCTGCTCCGCTCCCTCGACGCCGAGGGGGTCGCCCTCGCCGGGGTCGAGCTGCGGCGGCCGACCCTCGACGACGTCTTCCTCACCCTGACCGGCCGCTCGTTGCGTGACGGCGAGAGCGGCACCGCGACGCCGGGACCCGACGGTCCCACCAGCATGGACGGAGCAGCAGCATGA
- a CDS encoding ABC transporter permease has translation MTAITNTGLAAGRRGTTRPRSTVVHDTLVVFRRAMRISLRNPVWSVMGLLQPILYLSLFGPLLEPLAPALGAANAYQLFVPGLLVQLGMFGALFVGFGLIAEWRDGVIEAERVTPAPRSALVLGRVLRDVLVIVVQGIVLVAVAYLFGLDAPFGGIVLGVASAALLGAAFASISYAIALTLKSEDALAPLLNGIALPLLLLSGILLPITAASAPVWLDRVSDANPIKHIVSGIRAEFAGDVTSGTAVLGYVLTVALLGLGLWFGTSRFRREDG, from the coding sequence ATGACCGCCATCACCAACACCGGCCTCGCGGCGGGTCGGCGCGGGACGACGCGTCCGCGCAGCACAGTCGTCCACGACACGCTCGTCGTCTTCCGCCGGGCGATGCGCATCTCGTTGCGTAACCCGGTGTGGAGCGTCATGGGCCTGCTCCAGCCGATCCTGTACCTGAGCCTGTTCGGCCCGCTGCTCGAGCCGCTGGCACCGGCGCTCGGCGCGGCGAACGCGTACCAGCTCTTCGTCCCCGGCCTGCTCGTGCAGCTCGGCATGTTCGGTGCCCTGTTCGTCGGCTTCGGCCTGATCGCCGAGTGGCGCGACGGCGTCATCGAGGCGGAGCGGGTCACGCCTGCGCCCCGCTCGGCCCTCGTCCTGGGCCGCGTGCTGCGCGATGTGCTCGTGATCGTCGTCCAGGGCATCGTGCTCGTCGCGGTGGCGTACCTGTTCGGCCTCGACGCACCGTTCGGCGGGATCGTCCTCGGGGTGGCCTCCGCGGCACTCCTGGGAGCAGCGTTCGCCTCGATCTCCTACGCCATCGCCCTGACCCTCAAGAGCGAGGACGCGCTGGCGCCCCTGCTCAACGGGATCGCCCTGCCGCTGCTGCTGCTCTCCGGGATCCTGCTGCCGATCACCGCCGCATCGGCGCCGGTCTGGCTGGACCGGGTCTCGGACGCGAACCCGATCAAGCACATCGTCAGCGGCATCCGTGCGGAGTTCGCCGGCGACGTGACGAGCGGCACAGCGGTGCTCGGCTACGTCCTGACGGTCGCGCTCCTCGGCCTCGGGCTGTGGTTCGGCACCAGCAGGTTCCGGCGCGAGGACGGCTGA
- a CDS encoding DivIVA domain-containing protein has translation MTRMFRSAGRLRTGYDPAQVDEFFTQARRVYEGQSTEPLTGRDVRHAAFDLVRGGYAAGAVDAALDRLERAFVLRERQAYVATRGQQAWMEHLAAQARTLYGRLTRPDGERFARAHRGEHGYHPDDVDDLCQRLVDYFDHGQTLTSDEVRHATFGRAKGHEAYREAPVDAFCDRAIEVLLGVE, from the coding sequence ATGACCCGAATGTTCCGTAGCGCCGGACGCCTGCGAACCGGCTACGACCCCGCTCAGGTCGACGAGTTCTTCACGCAGGCGCGCCGGGTGTACGAGGGGCAGAGCACCGAGCCGCTGACCGGTCGCGACGTCCGGCATGCCGCGTTCGACCTCGTCCGGGGCGGCTACGCGGCGGGCGCGGTGGACGCCGCGCTCGATCGGCTCGAGCGTGCCTTCGTCCTGCGCGAGCGTCAGGCCTACGTCGCGACCCGTGGCCAGCAGGCCTGGATGGAGCACCTGGCCGCCCAGGCCCGGACGCTGTACGGCCGGCTGACCCGTCCCGACGGCGAGCGGTTCGCCCGGGCCCACCGGGGCGAGCACGGCTACCACCCGGACGACGTCGACGACCTGTGCCAGCGGCTCGTGGACTACTTCGACCACGGCCAGACCCTGACCTCCGACGAGGTGCGTCATGCGACCTTCGGTCGGGCGAAGGGCCACGAGGCCTACCGGGAGGCTCCGGTCGACGCCTTCTGCGACCGGGCGATCGAGGTGCTGCTCGGCGTGGAGTGA